The genome window TCGGCGGCAAAAGCGAGCAGCCCGAGCCCTTTTACCGCGGTTTCTTGTTCTTCCTTACTCAATCGTTTCAGAAGATTCTTGACGAGATTCGGATCCAGAACCGACTTTTTACTTTTGATCTTCTCTCCGGCCTTTGTTAAACGAATGAGAGTTCCTCTTCCGTCTTTCGGATTCTTTTCTTTTAACAAATAACCGAGCGTTTCCAAACGGGAAACGGTGATCGACATCGTAGAGGGAGTCACTCCCATGTGCAAAGCCAAGTCGTACAGACTCGCGGGTTCGTCTCCGTCCAGATGATCCAAAACGCTCGCTTGATTTGCCGTCAGAACCTGCTTCGTTTTCGGATCCTCGACATGTCTCGTATGACAAGCGAAGAAAATTCTCGGATAAAATTCCAGGATCTGACTGACTAAATCGGCGCTCACGCGGTTATTTTATAGAAAATAGTTTGATTAGTCAAATCAAATTATCGAAATCCATTGAAAACTAAATCGTTTTAAAAACGAAACTTACTGATGGATATAACCCCAGCTTTCGAGGATTTTACGGACTTCCTTGCCCATTGCCGCCTCTTCTTCCGTTTCTTTG of Leptospira sanjuanensis contains these proteins:
- a CDS encoding MarR family winged helix-turn-helix transcriptional regulator, whose product is MSADLVSQILEFYPRIFFACHTRHVEDPKTKQVLTANQASVLDHLDGDEPASLYDLALHMGVTPSTMSITVSRLETLGYLLKEKNPKDGRGTLIRLTKAGEKIKSKKSVLDPNLVKNLLKRLSKEEQETAVKGLGLLAFAAELEMKNKSLSRSWSRGK